The region CCACGGAGAGAACTGAAAGAGTGTTTCTCTCTCCCTTTCGGTTCCTTCTGTGCCCTCTGTGTGAGGCTGTCGTCCCTACACCTCCAGCGTAGCCGTGCTCAGCACCTCCGCGAGCTCGCTGGAGAGCGCGTCCGCGGCCGCCCCCGGCGCGGTGGACATGGAGCGAAGCGCCGGGCCCACGGGCTCGGCGCGGCGCAGCGCGTTCAGGATCGCCTCGGCGGCGCTGCGCTGCTCGGGCTCCTTGCGCTGCAGCGCCACCGTCAGCGCCTGCCCCGCCGCGATGTTGGCCCGGTCGCGGTCGCCGATCCCCGCGGCGCCGTGGGCCAGGTTCACCAGCGCCTCCGCCACCTTTTCCGTGTCCTCGCTGGAGTCGATGAGCTGCCAGGTGTCCGCCCACGCCTCGTTGTAGGTGAAGCGGTCGCCCACCCCGCCGGCGGCGCGCGCCACACTGGAAAGCGCCAGGAGGCGGTGCGGCCGGTCCTCCACGTGCACGGCCACCGCCCTGAAGACGCGCAGCGCAGGCGCGAAATACCCCTGCAGCATCCAGAAGAACGCCACGTCGTGCGCGAGCGCCACCACCCGCGGGTGGCGCCGCCCGTACGCGCGGAACGCCTTGCGCGCGAACGACGTCACCTCCTCCGCGTTGCCGTTGCGGATGGCGATGCAGCACAGGTCGTGCAGCGCCAGCGGCTTGATGTTCCACAGTCCGTGCCGGCGCGCCGCCCGTAGCGCCACCATCAGCTTGTCACGCGCGCCCGCGTAGTCGCCGCGCTGGATGAGGAGGTTGGCCCACCCGCAGTACGCCATCCCGTACGACTTCCAGTCGTCGTTGCGCCGCGCCAGGCCTATGGTGCGGCGGTACCACGTCTCCGCCCGCCGATACTGCGCCGCGCGGCGCGACAGGTAGCCTACCCAGTACGCCGCCTCCGCATCGTGCGGCGACACCACCGCGGCCGCCTCGCCGAAGGCCAGCGCCGTGCGGCGGTACCCCGTCGAGATCGCCCAGCGCGAGACGGCCAGGCAGGTCTCGGTCAGCTCGGAGGCGTGCGCGGGCTCCCCATCCAGCAGCCGCGCGATCGCCAAGAGCGGCGACTGCACCGCCCGCGCCTCGGGCAGCGAAGCCAGCTCGATCCGCCGCCGGTCCGCCGCCCCCGGGGCGAAGAGGAGCGGGTGCTCCTCCGGCTCCGTGGCTGACCACAAATCTACGTCGCGAAGGGATTGCCACAGGAGCAGCCCGAGCGCGTTGCGCAGCTCGTCGACCACGGCGAAGCCGTCGAAGGGCTCGTCCGTGTAGCGCAGCCCCGGCGGCACCACCCAGCGTCGGGACGGGCGGCGCGAGCGCTTAGATCCGGCTTCCCCCATCGTATCTCCGCATCCGGTTGTGAAATCATGCTTCGTCGTGAAAGAAACGATATAGAGTGAGCCACCCTCGCACAACTGAACAGAGTGAACAGGTCCGGGCGCTGGCCGGATGCATGCGCGGGCGTAACCAGCGGGACCGGAACGCCACCGTTCATCGCCTCGTCCACTTGTTTAGTAGGTCTTTGCTCGATCAAACGAACGCATGCGGCGGGTCTGCGGGCGCCCGCGGGTGCACGTGCGGAGGCGTGAACGGCGCGCGCACTCCGCAGGGCACCGCCCTTGCAACCCCGCCCGCGTCGATCTTGCCCTCCCTCCACCCCGGCACACACGCGGCGAATGCCCCTCTCGAACACCCTCGGCCCCGCGGTGGGCGAACTCGAAGCCCGCCTCGGCGCGGACCGCCTGGAGCGGGACGCGCTCCTGGGGCCGTTCACCACCTTCAAGATCGGCGGCCCGGCGGACATGCTCTACCGCGCGCTGACCCCCGACGAGCTCGCGCGTGCAGTGCTGGCCGCGCGCGAGCTGGAGATCCCCTTCTTCCTGCTGGGGATGGGGGCCAACATCCTGATCGGCGACCGGGGCTTCCGCGGGCTGGTGATCAAGAACGAGGTGGAGCACGTCGACTTCCTGGACGACAGCCGCGTTCGGGCGGGGGGCGGGGCCAAGGTGTACCACGACCTGATCCAGGCCACCGTCGCGCGGGGCCTGGGGGGGCTGCATCACTTCGTGGGGATTCCCAGCACGGTGGGCGGGGCGGTCTGGCAGAACCTGCACTTCCTCTCGCCGGCGCCGGAGCGGGAGCGCACGGTGTTCATCGAGGAGGTGGTGGAGGGCGCCACTATCCTCGCCGAGGAGGGCGACGTGCGGGAGGTGGACCGCGCCTACTTCAACTTCGGCTACGACTACAGCATCCTGCACGACCGCAAGGACGTGGTGCTGGACGTCACCTTCCGCCTCGACCCGACCCCGCGCGAGGTGCTGCGCAACGTCATCCGCGAGAACCTGATGTGGCGCGACGACCGGCACCCGGACCTGTGGCTGTATCCGAGCGCCGGCTCCGTCTTCCAGAAGATCGAGGGTGTGGGCGCGGGCCGGCTGATCGACCAGTGCGGCCTCAAGGGGCACGTGCTTGGCAGCGCGCAGATCTTCCACAAGCACGCCAACATCATGGTCAACCTCGGCGGCGCCACCGCCGACGACGTGCGCCGCCTCATCGACCTCGCGCAGACGACGGTTAAGCGCGAGCTGGGTTACGAGCTGAAGACGGAGATCGGGATGATCGGGGAGTTTTGAACGGAAGTGCGTTAGTGCGTTAGTGCGTGAGTGGGCGGCGGGATGCGCGAGGCCGGAGGGGCCGTCGGGGAGGGTGACGTTGGCGGCCACGATGGGGTGCGGGCTCGCGTGCTGGCCGTTGTACAGGAGCACCGGGGCGCGGCCAGGTGCGTATCGATTTCATGTTCCCTCGGAATCTGTGGGTTCGTGAAGCGGCGGAGGCCCCGCTCGCGGGCGCTGTGCCGGGCGGGGCCTCCGCTGCTCCCGGGGTAATCCTCGAAACTCCGGTACAAGCGTATAGGTTTGAGTGTCGGATATCGCCGATGTGAGGACCTGCAAGCGTGCCCCGGAACTGGCAAAGGCGGTCAGTATCTCTCCATCCGCGAGCTTTGCCCCATTACGGTGGAGACAATTCTGCCTCAGCAGTACTGCGAATCGATCTGAATCTCTAAAAAATCGGGTGCATCGAGTATCAAACCCGAACGCTCGCGAAAGGGAATCCGATGCACTCGTGACCTGTCCGGCAACGTTGCGGCGCTCTACTTCTGGCAACTGGACGCCAGGACTAACCGCCAGCGCGGCGGCTGTGCTTCGCCCGATAACTACGGAGCCCCCAGCTGGCGCCAAGTCCCCGGTACGTGGATTCATGGCACAGGCGGTAACGGTTATGCCGGTTAGTCCAGCCCGTAGCAGGTAGTGCATATGAGTCTCCAGAGGCGGCATCTCATTGCCATCGGGCGAAGGTACGAATTCCAGAGGATGCATTGCGTGCCGCCGGTTTGCTGAGACATGCGGGAGCAAGTTGTGTGGCCGTCGTGGGAGAGAGGTGGTTCGACGCCCAGGGGTGTGTGAGGCTCCAGACGGAATTGGCTCCCTCTCAGTTCACATACGCACCGAGTCGCGTCGAGAGTCCAGAGGGAATTTCACCAACGACACTCGACAATCATTCGTCAACGATGCATGGTAGACATTCGTGAGAGCCGAAATCGCAAAGTCTGATGCGTTTCGAGCATCGGTCCCGAAGTGAACGAGCATCGACTCCCACTGCCGCGGGTTGCCCGCGGGTGTACGTTGCGTCCGCAAACCGGCCGACTTAGCCATCTGCTGAATCTGTTCGAAGTACGGCGCAGACCACTCCGCCTGCGGGTACACCAGCACGAACTCCCGTTCATCAGGAGGTCCTTGTACCTCGATCTGCAGAGATTCCGTACCGCCATGTACGCGGATGTATACGCCGGAACCGCGACCCCCACTCGCCCTTGCTGCTTCAAGCCATGAGTTCAGCAGTTCCGCGCTAACCCCATCATGCCTCAGCGGGAGAAGCGAGCGTATCCAGAGACCAGCGGCTACGATGATAGCTGCCGCAATTCCGAAGATTACCCAGAACACAGTTCACCTCGTCAGGAGAAACGACTTACCGGCTGGCACACGGGTCAGTGGATTCGCTGGAAGGAGGTGATGCACAACCAGGCGATCAAGACGGACGCGAAGGACGCCGGAACCATAACGAATTCCGGGGCCATCGGGCAGTTCGTAAGCTTACGTTCTCGAAGAAGAAGTACGCGGAGCTGCGCTACCTGGTGAGCGCGCGCGACCACGTCTCCATCCAGCGGACGGCCACGCTGACGCGGCTCGAGTCCGTGCTGCAGGTCATGTGGCCCGAGTTCGAGCACGTCTTCCCTAAATTCCACTGCACTTCACCCGCTGAACACACTCATTCTGATCCTCTCCCGTTGTGGTCGTTGTGGAGATACGCGGTCGTACCGGCTCAGGCTTCGGCTCCACGGGTCACCCGCAAAAAGGCCCCGAACCCGGGCGCTGTGCCGGGCGGGGGCCTGTTCGCCGTCCGTGCGCGCGGGTTCGCCTCGCCGTGCTTCGCGAGCCCCGCCGCGCTCCTACGACGCCTTCTGGAACGCCTCCGCACTGAGGTCGTACAGCGCGCCGCAGCCGCGGCGCTGGCACTGGTAGGTGCCCACGCGGACGGCGGGGTCGGTGCCCTCCAGGGCGCACACCACGGCGGGGGTCACGCGGAGCGCCGGGCGGCTGGCGCAGCGCGGGCAGCTCGCCGCCACGCGCAGCAGCCGGCGGTCGGCGCCGTCCGCGGCGGGCGGGGCGACGGGCGCGGCGGGACGAGGCGCCGGCCTGCGCAGTCGGAGGATGGGGGAGCCGTCGCGGTTCATGCACTGCCTCCTGTTCCGGGGCCTCGGGGCGGCGGTGCGGAAGCGCACCGGCGCCCTTGCGCGGCCACATGCG is a window of Longimicrobium sp. DNA encoding:
- the murB gene encoding UDP-N-acetylmuramate dehydrogenase; the protein is MPLSNTLGPAVGELEARLGADRLERDALLGPFTTFKIGGPADMLYRALTPDELARAVLAARELEIPFFLLGMGANILIGDRGFRGLVIKNEVEHVDFLDDSRVRAGGGAKVYHDLIQATVARGLGGLHHFVGIPSTVGGAVWQNLHFLSPAPERERTVFIEEVVEGATILAEEGDVREVDRAYFNFGYDYSILHDRKDVVLDVTFRLDPTPREVLRNVIRENLMWRDDRHPDLWLYPSAGSVFQKIEGVGAGRLIDQCGLKGHVLGSAQIFHKHANIMVNLGGATADDVRRLIDLAQTTVKRELGYELKTEIGMIGEF